One Maribacter sp. HTCC2170 genomic window, AGTGAAAATCAATTTGTACCTGTTGCAGCTATAAATAATGAAGGAACTAAGTATTATGTAAAAGCAATAACGGCAGAAGGGGAAAAACTGGATGTCAAAGGAGTTGCAAGATTTGGAAATATTGTCATAGTGAAAGCCATTACTAAAAAGGGGGATTCCTACGGAGTGAAAGCAGTTTCACCAACCGGACAACTAAATGATATCAAAGGAATAAAAATTGCCAGAGGGGAAAGAGAGATGGTATTAAAAGGTATAGGTATCCATGCACATGTGAAAGCAATGCACCCAGCTGCTAATGAAGATGACTTTAGAATTTCTACAAAAAAGAAAAAGAAAACAGAATATAAAAGTGATTTCGAAAGAATTATCTGGAATATAAAGGCCGTTACTGCAGATGGTCAAAATCTAGATGTAAAAGCTTTTGATGCTGAAGGCAATACATTTGATGTAAAAGCAACACAAGATTCCAAACAGCACAGTTTTATGAATATTAAGGCAATTGTTGAAGGTGCAGAGCTCCCTGTTAAAATAATGGAAAGTTCAGATGAATATGCTCCTGTTAACGCTATAGGAAGAAATGGTGTTATTTACGAGATTAAAGCAATAACTAACGATGACGTAAAACTGGATGTAAAAGGTATTAGTCGTTCGGGAAATATTATCAATGTTAAGGCTATAAATGTACATGGTGAATTCTATGGTGTGAAGGCTTTTGCTCCAGACGGAAAACTTAATCAAGTAAAGGGTATTAAGATTTTTGATAGAAAAGTAGAAATGAACGTACAAGGGCATCCTGTATATGCTCATTTAAAAGCTATTAGTCAATAATCGAAGTATCGATTATGAACCGACTACCTTGAAAATCAAGGATTAACTATAATATATTTGAAATTCACAATAGAAATTTTGCTATTGGTGCTCTAAAATTTTTAGACAGCGCTTGTAATATCGTTCTCCATATTTACTACCAATTTGAAGGTATTCGCTTAGTATTCGCTCTGCAATCCGTCTCGAGTTCATATCGCGCCTATTGATATAGGTGGTAGCTTGGACCTCAGTTCTTGTATCAAATAACATCTTGGTCAAATATTGTCTTCCCTGAGGTTCCGAATCAACAAAAAAAGGGTCATTAACCTTACGGCAGAAGAGCCGGTAGTGCTTTCGAAGTACGGTTTGGCAAATTTTCGAATATTGTTGTTGTTGGGTCATAATGTGCCTTAAAATTACTTATATTAATGGCTTAACCGCAATCCAAAGGCTCAAAAATTATGTGTTATTCCATAGAACAGCGCAAACCGCTAAAGCAACTGGAGTTTCGTTTCAAGGTGAAGGCGGTAATTCCAAACGGACTATCTCCTGATGAACTACAATTCTATCATGGCAATGGCTTTGCCCACCCACTGGTTGCAGTAATACCTCAAGAAAATCCAAAATTTGTTACTCCATTAATGTGGGGCCTGGTTCCTCATTGGGAATCCAAACAGGACTATAAGGAATATTACAAGAATAGTATCCGTTATGGTTCTGGTCTAAATGCTAAAAACGAAAAGCTGTTCTCTTCTGATATGTACATTGGTAGTTCAATGGATAGAAGGTGCATCGTACCGTTAACTGGTCTTCATGAGCCGCACCATACCAATGTGATAGTCAGTGGGTCGGTATTTAAAGTACCCTTCAGATTTGCCCGTCGAGATGATGAATTTATGAACGTTGCGGGAATTTATGACTTTACCAATGATGGTATGGCAACCTTCTCAATACTTACAAAGGAAGCAACCCCTTTGTTCTCAAAAATTCATAACAAGAAGAACAGGCGACCTGTGATACTTCAGGATAAAGATGTTGATACTTGGTTAAACAATGACAGTCCCCGTGAGAAGTTGCAAGAAATCATCGACAACGATTTACGAGATGATGATTTAATTGCATATCCCATTAATAGGGATTTGTACAAAACTAAAGTGGACACGAACAATCCTGGCATTATCGAAAAGGTAGACTATGGCGAAGTCGAAATTGATTACGATGGTAAAGTTTTACCCGAACCGCCAAGAGATTTGTTCAATTAATATAGAGTCAAACTCTATATGAATGTCTCAAATTTCGCTATTTGATATAAGGTCGGTTTATGAGTCAAAATTGTACTATAATGTCTTACGTTATGTAACTTGAATTTTGGATACGGCATGAAAATAGAAGGCTTTGTAGAGCTTTTGTTTTTTTGCAAGGGTTGGTGCACGGGCAAAGTTGTTATCATCTTCATTGATTTTTTCTTTCTAACAAATTTCTTCTAAGAATTTCTTTATGAATTGGTAGGTAAACGTATTAATGAAATCATTAAAGAAGATAAAATCGTATTTTTAATTAAGTTAGACCTTTTTACTTTAGGTAGGTGAAGCAATGATTTACGTTAATATTATCGGATTGGCCATTCTTGGTATTTTTTCACTTTTTGTAGTTTCTAAAAAAGATAAGATACTTAGCGATTATATATTGTTGTTAACTATTTTCTTGTTTTCGGGAATTCTAATTACTAGCATACTAATAAGCAATAATATAACACTTGGTAGCTATATTTCATTTCTATTTTTTAATTCTTTCATTTTTCCAGTACTGGTTATTTATGGGTTATCCTTATTAAATTCTGGTCAAAAATTCTCAAGTAAATGGTTGTGGACCGCATCATATGCTATAGCCTTTATTGCCTTTATCATTTTGGATACTCTGTTTATAACCAAGTATGATACTCCAGAAATGATGAGTGACCTTGTTCGGAATGTGTCACCATTTTACAATGTTTTATATAAAGGTCAGTACATATTTGTTGTTTCTATTCTTATTTGGTTGATAAGAAAGTTAAATAACTTCCAGTCGAACATTAAGAATTATTACTCTTCAATTGAAACCATACACCTAAAGTGGTTTAAAAACTTTGCCTATATCTACTTATTTGTCAATGTGGCCAGTCTACTACTTTTTATTTTGTTGGATTTACGCATAGTTTCAGATATTTCCATCCCATTATTTGTTGAGCATCTTATTTTGGTTTTATCGCTATTCTATCTATGTTTTCACGGAATAAGACAGTATAACCTTGCTAGTTTTAATCCAAGTGTTGTTTCAGATGAAAAGAATAGAGATGCTGCCAAAGAAAAGTATGGTACATCTTCGTTGTCAATTGAGGAGATGAATTCTTTGTTCGAACAAATAGAAAGTCTTTTTACAGATGATACTATTTATCTAGAACCAGAGCTAAAAATTGAAACTTTGGCCAATCGATTAGAGGTAGGCAATCATAAAATTTCACAAACCATAAATACCGTTGCAAAACAATCTTTTTACGATTATGTAAACAAATATAGAGTGACTTATCTGAAGAAACTTTTGAAAAGTGAAAAGCATCAAAAGTACACGATTCTAGCAATGGGTATAGAAAGTGGTTTCAATTCTAAATCTTCTCTTAATAGAATTTTTAAACAACAAGTAGGTATGTCCCCTTTGTCATATCAAAAGACCCAGATTGTTATTTAGAGTTCATATTCCTTTTTTTAATTAGTCCCAAATTCTTATTTGAAGCATCTGAGTTCAAAATAGAGCACATTTTTGTTTCATCAAATAGCACCGATTAGGTGTGTAATCTTAAAACAAAAATGACATGACCATGAAAACAATCTTCATTTATGAATTAAAACGAACCGCAATAGCATTTGCATTTTTTCTTAGTTGCTCCACATCGTATGGGCAGGCAATAAAACAAGAAAGTACAACTAACCATACCCATTTTAACGGGTTCTACATCGGTCTTAACTTGGGATATCAAAATTTTTTCGGCGGGGCTTTAATCGATGACCTTGATGTCTTAGCTCAAGAATCAAAATTTGCATTGGATTTTACTCCGGGTTTCAGAAAACAATTTTGGAAAAACAAGGTGGTAGTAGGGGTCGAATTTTTATTTGGGGTGACCGATGGTGATTTAACAACCGAAGACCCAAGAAATCAAAGCCTAATCATATATGAGAATAACATCCAAACAGGCTTGGGAGTTAATGCCGGTATAGCCTTGGGTAAGCAAACAAACTACCTTCTGTATATCTATGGTCAATTGGCAAGAAGAAACTACGATGTCACCATCCTAAATCAGAATCAAACCGTTGACCAACAAGAGGATCAACAAAATTTCAAGCGGTACGGAATAGGGCTAGAGATGCCCATTTGGCATCATTTTTCAATTAAGTCAATGCTCGGGCTTACCGCCGTAAACTTTGGTGATATGATCACCAATATAGATGTCCAAAACCAAATTGATTTTTCAGTTGGATTAAACTATC contains:
- a CDS encoding SOS response-associated peptidase encodes the protein MCYSIEQRKPLKQLEFRFKVKAVIPNGLSPDELQFYHGNGFAHPLVAVIPQENPKFVTPLMWGLVPHWESKQDYKEYYKNSIRYGSGLNAKNEKLFSSDMYIGSSMDRRCIVPLTGLHEPHHTNVIVSGSVFKVPFRFARRDDEFMNVAGIYDFTNDGMATFSILTKEATPLFSKIHNKKNRRPVILQDKDVDTWLNNDSPREKLQEIIDNDLRDDDLIAYPINRDLYKTKVDTNNPGIIEKVDYGEVEIDYDGKVLPEPPRDLFN
- a CDS encoding helix-turn-helix domain-containing protein, with amino-acid sequence MIYVNIIGLAILGIFSLFVVSKKDKILSDYILLLTIFLFSGILITSILISNNITLGSYISFLFFNSFIFPVLVIYGLSLLNSGQKFSSKWLWTASYAIAFIAFIILDTLFITKYDTPEMMSDLVRNVSPFYNVLYKGQYIFVVSILIWLIRKLNNFQSNIKNYYSSIETIHLKWFKNFAYIYLFVNVASLLLFILLDLRIVSDISIPLFVEHLILVLSLFYLCFHGIRQYNLASFNPSVVSDEKNRDAAKEKYGTSSLSIEEMNSLFEQIESLFTDDTIYLEPELKIETLANRLEVGNHKISQTINTVAKQSFYDYVNKYRVTYLKKLLKSEKHQKYTILAMGIESGFNSKSSLNRIFKQQVGMSPLSYQKTQIVI
- a CDS encoding outer membrane beta-barrel protein translates to MKTIFIYELKRTAIAFAFFLSCSTSYGQAIKQESTTNHTHFNGFYIGLNLGYQNFFGGALIDDLDVLAQESKFALDFTPGFRKQFWKNKVVVGVEFLFGVTDGDLTTEDPRNQSLIIYENNIQTGLGVNAGIALGKQTNYLLYIYGQLARRNYDVTILNQNQTVDQQEDQQNFKRYGIGLEMPIWHHFSIKSMLGLTAVNFGDMITNIDVQNQIDFSVGLNYQF